The Oryzihumus leptocrescens sequence TGAATGACACCGCTGTGATTCGGCCGGTACGATGAACCCGCACGACGAGCCACGGGAGGGTCGCATGAGCGCCGCAGCAGAGGTCACCCCGACGTCCGCCGAGGAGCTGAGCGAGCGGGACCGCGAGATCATCGCCTTCGAGCGCCAGTGGTGGAAGTACGCCGGCGCCAAGGAGCAGGCGATCCGGGAGCTGTTCGACATGAGCGCGACGCGCTACTACCAGGTGCTCAACGCCCT is a genomic window containing:
- a CDS encoding DUF3263 domain-containing protein; the encoded protein is MSAAAEVTPTSAEELSERDREIIAFERQWWKYAGAKEQAIRELFDMSATRYYQVLNALIDSPAALEADPMLIKRLRRLRASRQRARSARRLGVQL